A portion of the Punica granatum isolate Tunisia-2019 chromosome 7, ASM765513v2, whole genome shotgun sequence genome contains these proteins:
- the LOC116214071 gene encoding homogentisate 1,2-dioxygenase, which yields MAEKDRNQIPTADFTSDEAYLSGFANSFSSEAIAGALPGGQNSPLLCPYGLYAEQISGTSFTSPRKLNQRTWFYRIKPSVTHEPFKPRVPADCKLLSEFNQSKSSATPTQLRWKPVDVPDSPTDFVDGLFTICGAGSSYLRHGFAIHMYAANKSMEDCAFCNADGDFLVVPQKGRLWITTECGRLQVSPGEVVVLPQGFRFSVDLPDGPSRGYVAEIFGTHFQLPDLGPIGANGLAAPRDFLVPGAWFEEGHCPEYTIIQKFGGELFTAKQDFSPFNVVAWHGNYVPYKYDLSKFCPYNTVLFDHSDPSINTVLTAPTEKPGVALLDFVIFPPRWLVAEHTFRPPYYHRNCMSEFMGLIHGGYEAKADGFLPGGASLHICMTPHGPDTKTYEATIAQGNEAGPHKLTDTMAFMFESCLIPRVCPWALDSPAIDPDYYKCWIGLKSHFSPEGTKDPIEARENGPKDSR from the exons ATGGCAGAAAAGGACAGAAATCAGATCCCCACCGCCGATTTCACCTCCGACGAGGCCTACCTCTCCGGATTCGCCAACAGCTTCTCGTCGGAGGCGATCGCCGGAGCTCTCCCCGGTGGCCAGAACAGCCCCCTCCTCTGTCCCTACGGCCTCTACGCCGAGCAGATTTCCGGCACCTCCTTCACCTCCCCCCGGAAGCTCAACCAGCGCAC CTGGTTTTATCGGATCAAACCTTCCGTTACTCATGAGCCGTTCAAGCCTCGAGTTCCGGCTGACTGTAAGCTGTTGAGCGAGTTCAATCAGTCCAAAAGCTCTGCTACTCCGACTCAGCTGCGGTGGAAGCCGGTGGATGTTCCCGATTCACCTACCGATTTCGTTGATGGCTTATTCACCATCTGTGGAGCTGGAAGTTCGTATCTCCGGCATGGTTTCGCTATTCACAT GTATGCCGCCAATAAATCAATGGAGGATTGCGCATTCTGTAACGCTGACGGAGACTTTCTTGTTGTTCCACAGAAAGGAA GGTTGTGGATTACTACGGAATGTGGAAGACTACAAGTGTCTCCGGGTGAAGTTGTTGTATTGCCTCAAGGATTTCGCTTCTCCGTGGACCTTCCGGATGGCCCATCACGTGGTTATGTCGCTGAGATTTTCGGTACCCATTTTCAGCTTCCCGATCTGGGTCCCATAG GTGCTAATGGTCTTGCTGCGCCAAGGGATTTTCTGGTTCCTGGCGCCTGGTTCGAAGAGGGGCACTGTCCAGAGTACACTATAATACAAAAGTTTGGCGGGGAGCTATTTACGGCCAAGCAAGACTTCTCTCCTTTCAATGTTGTTGCTTGGCATGGAAATTATGTTCCATATAAG TATGATCTGAGCAAGTTCTGTCCCTACAACACTGTCTTGTTCGACCACAGTGATCCGTCCATCAATACTG TATTGACCGCCCCAACTGAGAAACCTGGTGTTGCTTTGCTTGATTTTGTCATCTTCCCTCCGAGATGGTTGGTTGCTGAGCATACATTCCGTCCCCCATATTACCATCGCAACTGTATGAGTGAATTTATGGGCCTGATTCATGGTGGATATGAG GCAAAGGCTGATGGGTTTCTCCCAGGCGGTGCAAGCCTTCACATCTGCATGACTCCCCATGGTCCCGATACTAAAACATATGAG GCAACAATTGCTCAGGGAAACGAAGCAGGACCGCACAAACTAACTGATACAATGGCCTTCATGTTTGAGTCATGCCTAATCCCGCGAGTCTGCCCTTGGGCTCTTGATTCCCCTGCCATCGATCCTGATTACTACAAGTGCTGGATCGGTCTCAAGTCCCACTTTTCACCAGAAGGAACCAAGGACCCGATTGAGGCTAGAGAAAACGGGCCTAAGGATTCTCGGTAA
- the LOC116214070 gene encoding probable E3 ubiquitin-protein ligase ZFP1: MDQRNMPFNRQCIDEMEIDGPSYVPQEPRVLFGSTTNVHHPNVPFGNASSSVDLHHLPDHYDNPVPYGMNHYNTFHPPANFDLGASSVPRMPPVPVNYGSSSQISSYGNYLVHGGTYQDYGRNHFMDGVGCSYKRKTVESLPENNYPYSSASTSTSSSVMGPMETRHPSEVGLRDAVTSYTLPRYGEGERSIALEESSSRSVRNRSAVSGINSAHTHNYGNPLSQGTYSSGQSFQQGGPFWLDQPSSSNSIEGGALGWSPPPLVMPFMNASNVNGVPMEVGNQGVQGPLEANGSRSSTNFLHFPYFNPQHYNLPYPSHPVHGIRGGNGNLAFHPQAPVSFHRAPSRSVSHPGPFEPTRMQWPYSAGIVPERHHNGPHFRVSAVDEHAIIDYGEAYGVGNYDHHRDLRLDIEDMSYEELLALGELIGSVNTGLPEETITSQLKTRTWASMVSINLEELPCEDQEAASCIICQDAYEDRDKIGTLDCGHEYHADCLKKWLLVKNVCPICKSEALPGNWKDL, encoded by the exons ATGGACCAAAGGAATATGCCTTTTAACAGGCAATGTATCGATGAAATGGAAATAGATGGCCCGAGCTATGTCCCTCAAGAACCTCGTGTCTTGTTTGGGTCCACAACAAATGTTCATCACCCCAACGTACCATTTGGGAATGCCAGTAGCAGCGTTGATCTTCATCACTTACCTGACCATTATGACAATCCTGTGCCTTATGGGATGAACCATTACAACACTTTTCACCCTCCTGCAAATTTTGATTTGGGCGCTTCTTCTGTTCCTAGGATGCCCCCTGTTCCCGTAAATTATGGTTCCAGTTCTCAAATCTCTTCATATGGGAACTATTTAGTACATGGAGGAACATATCAGGATTATGGAAGGAACCACTTTATGGATGGTGTTGGATGCTCTTACAAGAGGAAGACTGTTGAGAGCTTGCCCGAGAATAATTATCCTTACTCTAGTGCCTCTACAAGCACCAGCTCATCTGTCATGGGTCCCATGGAGACAAGACATCCAAGTGAAGTGGGGTTGAGGGATGCTGTCACATCTTACACGCTTCCTCGTTATGGGGAGGGTGAACGTTCCATTGCTTTGGAGGAGAGTTCCAGTAGAAGTGTGAGAAATAGATCGGCTGTTTCTGGCATAAATTCTGCTCATACACATAATTATGGTAATCCGTTATCCCAGGGAACTTATAGTAGTGGCCAGTCTTTTCAGCAAGGGGGTCCATTTTGGCTTGACCAACCATCAAGCAGTAATTCTATTGAGGGAGGTGCCCTAGGTTGGAGTCCTCCTCCACTGGTTATGCCCTTCATGAATG CAAGCAATGTCAATGGAGTTCCCATGGAAGTTGGGAACCAGGGTGTTCAGGGACCTCTCGAGGCTAATGGGAGTAGAAGTTCGACCAATTTCCTCCATTTCCCTTACTTCAACCCTCAGCATTACAATCTTCCTTATCCCTCACATCCTGTACATGGGATCAGGGGGGGGAATGGTAATCTGGCATTCCACCCACAAGCTCCGGTATCATTTCACAGAGCTCCATCTCGCAGTGTCTCTCATCCAGGCCCATTTGAGCCAACTAGGATGCAGTGGCCTTACAGTGCTGGCATAGTTCCTGAGAGGCACCACAACGGACCCCACTTTAGAGTTTCGGCTGTTGAT GAACATGCAATAATAGATTATGGTGAGGCTTATGGTGTAGGGAACTACGATCATCATAGGGATTTGCGTTTGGATATAGAGGATATGTCCTACGAG GAACTCCTTGCTCTTGGAGAGTTGATCGGTAGTGTAAATACTGGGCTACCCGAAGAAACAATCACAAGTCAGCTGAAGACGAGAACTTGGGCTTCTATGGTATCTATCAACTTGGAAGAATTGCCGTGTGAGGATCAGGAAGCAGCTTCTTGCATCATATGCCAG GATGCCTATGAGGACCGAGACAAGATAGGAACGCTCGACTGCGGGCATGAGTACCATGCCGATTGCTTGAAGAAGTGGCTTTTGGTGAAGAATGTTTGCCCGATTTGCAAATCTGAAGCCTTGCCGGGAAACTGGAAGGATCTATAA
- the LOC116214072 gene encoding ras-related protein RABA1f: MAGGYRADDDYDYLFKVVLIGDSGVGKSNLLSRFTRNEFSLESKSTIGVEFATRSIRVDDKVVKAQIWDTAGQERYRAITSAYYRGAVGALLVYDVTRHVTFENVERWLKELRDHTDSNIVIMLVGNKADLRHLRAVSTEDATAFAERESTFFMETSALESMNVENAFTEVLTQIYRVVSRKALDAADDAAAVPKGQTINVGSKDDVSAVKKASCCSA, translated from the exons ATGGCGGGCGGGTACAGAGCGGACGATGATTACGATTATCTCTTCAAAGTCGTGCTCATAGGCGACTCCGGCGTCGGCAAATCGAACCTGCTCTCGAGGTTCACGAGGAACGAGTTCAGCTTGGAGTCCAAATCCACAATCGGGGTCGAATTCGCCACCAGGAGCATCCGCGTCGATGATAAGGTCGTCAAGGCTCAGATTTGGGACACCGCCGGTCAAGAGAG ATACCGAGCAATCACTAGTGCATACTACCGAGGAGCAGTCGGTGCCTTGCTTGTCTATGACGTGACCCGACATGTCACATTCGAGAATGTTGAGAGATGGTTGAAGGAGCTCCGTGATCACACCGACTCCAATATCGTGATAATGCTTGTTGGAAACAAGGCTGATCTCAGACACCTTCGTGCAGTCTCGACCGAGGACGCCACAGCCTTtgctgagagagagagcacCTTCTTCATGGAAACCTCTGCTCTCGAATCGATGAATGTTGAGAACGCGTTCACTGAAGTTCTCACCCAGATATACCGTGTCGTCAGTCGAAAAGCTCTCGATGCAGCTGATGATGCCGCTGCAGTCCCCAAGGGACAGACCATTAATGTCGGATCAAAGGATGATGTCTCAGCTGTGAAGAAAGCCAGTTGCTGTTCGGCTTGA